The proteins below come from a single Geobacillus thermoleovorans genomic window:
- the ruvX gene encoding Holliday junction resolvase RuvX, protein MRTLGLDLGTKTLGVAVSDELGLTAQGLETIAIDTERGDYGLKRLRAIIDEYGVDTIVVGWPKNMNGTLGPRAEASERFAAKLREEFSLPVVLWDERLSTMAAERMLIAADVSRKKRRKVIDKMAAAVILQSYLDSKR, encoded by the coding sequence ATGCGGACGCTAGGATTAGATTTGGGAACGAAAACGCTCGGCGTTGCCGTTAGCGACGAACTCGGCCTTACAGCGCAAGGATTGGAGACGATCGCCATTGATACGGAGCGCGGCGACTACGGCTTAAAGCGGCTGCGCGCCATCATCGATGAGTACGGCGTCGATACGATTGTCGTCGGGTGGCCGAAAAACATGAACGGCACGCTCGGGCCGCGCGCTGAGGCAAGCGAGCGGTTCGCCGCCAAATTGCGAGAGGAGTTTTCTTTGCCCGTTGTGCTTTGGGATGAACGGCTGTCGACGATGGCCGCCGAACGGATGTTGATCGCTGCCGACGTCAGCCGGAAAAAGCGGCGGAAAGTGATCGACAAAATGGCGGCGGCCGTCATTTTGCAGTCATATTTGGACAGTAAACGATAA
- a CDS encoding IreB family regulatory phosphoprotein: MSSFDQTMQFHFSEEPAETNVREVLLTVYGALQEKGYNPINQIVGYLLSGDPAYIPRHKDARALIRKIERDELIEELVKFYLQGQRKD; the protein is encoded by the coding sequence GTGAGCTCGTTTGACCAAACGATGCAGTTTCATTTTTCCGAGGAGCCGGCCGAGACGAACGTTCGCGAAGTGTTGTTGACGGTGTATGGCGCCTTGCAGGAAAAAGGCTACAATCCGATCAATCAAATTGTCGGCTACTTGTTGTCCGGCGACCCAGCTTACATTCCGCGCCATAAAGATGCGCGTGCGCTCATCCGCAAAATCGAACGCGACGAATTAATCGAGGAATTGGTGAAATTCTATTTACAGGGGCAACGAAAGGATTAA
- the alaS gene encoding alanine--tRNA ligase: MKKLTSAQVRRMFLEFFQEKGHAVEPSASLIPVDDPSLLWINSGVATLKKYFDGRIVPENPRICNAQKSIRTNDIENVGKTARHHTFFEMLGNFSIGDYFKREAIHWAWEFLTSDKWIGFDPERLSVTVHPEDEEAYNIWRNEIGLPEERIIRLEGNFWDIGEGPSGPNTEIFYDRGEAFGNDPNDPELYPGGENDRYLEVWNLVFSQFNHNPDGTYTPLPKKNIDTGMGLERMCSILQDVPTNFETDLFLPIIRATEQIAGERYGEDPDKDVAFKVIADHIRAVTFAIGDGALPSNEGRGYVLRRLLRRAVRYAKHIGIDRPFMYELVPVVGEIMHDYYPEVKEKADFIARVIRTEEERFHETLHEGLAILAEVIEKAKEQGSDVIPGEEAFRLYDTYGFPIELTEEYAAEAGMTVDHAGFEREMERQRERARAARQDVDSMQVQGGVLGDIKDESRFVGYDELVAASTVIAIVKDGRLVEEVKAGEEAQIIVDVTPFYAESGGQIADQGVFESETGTAVVKDVQKAPNGQHLHAIIVERGTVKKGSRYTARVDEAKRMRIVKNHTATHLLHQALKDVLGRHVNQAGSLVAPDRLRFDFTHFGQVKPEELERIEAIVNEQIWKSLPVDIFYKPLEEAKAMGAMALFGEKYGDIVRVVKVGDYSLELCGGCHVPNTSAIGLFKIVSESGIGAGTRRIEAVTGEAAYRFMSEQLAILQEAAQKLKTSPKELNARLDGLFAELKELERENESLAARLAHMEAEHLTRQVKDVNGVPVLAAKVQANDMNQLRAMADDLKQKLGTAVIVLASAQGGKVQLIAAVTDDLVKKGFHAGKLVKEVASRCGGGGGGRPDLAQAGGKDPSKVGEALGYVETWVKSVS; the protein is encoded by the coding sequence AACGACATCGAAAACGTCGGGAAAACGGCGCGCCACCATACGTTTTTTGAAATGCTCGGCAACTTTTCGATCGGCGATTACTTCAAGCGGGAAGCGATCCATTGGGCATGGGAGTTTTTGACGAGCGACAAATGGATCGGTTTTGATCCGGAACGGTTGTCCGTCACCGTCCATCCGGAAGACGAGGAAGCGTACAACATTTGGCGCAACGAAATCGGCTTGCCGGAAGAGCGGATCATTCGCCTTGAAGGCAACTTCTGGGACATCGGCGAAGGCCCGAGCGGTCCGAACACGGAAATCTTTTACGACCGCGGCGAAGCGTTCGGCAACGACCCGAACGATCCGGAGCTGTACCCAGGCGGGGAAAATGACCGCTATTTAGAAGTATGGAACCTTGTCTTTTCGCAGTTTAACCATAACCCGGACGGCACGTACACGCCGCTGCCGAAGAAAAACATCGACACCGGCATGGGCTTGGAGCGGATGTGCTCGATTTTGCAAGACGTGCCGACGAACTTTGAAACCGACTTGTTCCTGCCGATCATCCGCGCGACCGAGCAGATCGCCGGCGAGCGGTATGGCGAAGATCCGGACAAAGACGTCGCCTTTAAGGTGATCGCCGACCATATTCGAGCCGTGACGTTCGCGATCGGCGACGGGGCGCTGCCGTCAAATGAGGGCCGCGGTTATGTGCTGCGCCGCCTGCTCCGCCGCGCGGTGCGCTATGCGAAACATATCGGCATTGACCGTCCGTTTATGTACGAACTCGTCCCGGTCGTCGGCGAGATTATGCACGACTACTATCCGGAGGTGAAAGAAAAAGCCGATTTCATCGCCCGCGTCATCCGGACGGAAGAAGAACGGTTCCATGAAACGCTCCATGAAGGGCTCGCCATATTGGCGGAGGTGATCGAAAAGGCGAAAGAGCAAGGAAGCGACGTCATTCCGGGCGAGGAAGCGTTCCGCCTGTATGATACGTACGGCTTTCCGATCGAGCTGACGGAAGAGTACGCCGCTGAAGCGGGCATGACGGTCGACCATGCCGGATTTGAGCGCGAGATGGAGCGGCAACGCGAACGGGCGCGCGCGGCCCGGCAAGATGTCGATTCGATGCAAGTCCAAGGCGGAGTGCTCGGTGACATTAAAGATGAAAGCCGGTTTGTCGGCTACGATGAGCTTGTTGCCGCATCGACGGTCATCGCCATCGTCAAAGACGGGCGGCTTGTCGAGGAAGTGAAAGCCGGCGAAGAGGCGCAAATCATCGTCGATGTGACGCCATTTTACGCCGAAAGCGGCGGACAAATCGCTGACCAAGGCGTGTTTGAAAGCGAAACAGGAACAGCGGTCGTCAAAGATGTGCAAAAAGCGCCGAACGGCCAACATCTTCATGCGATCATCGTCGAACGCGGAACGGTGAAAAAAGGATCCCGCTATACGGCGCGCGTCGATGAAGCAAAGCGGATGCGCATCGTAAAAAACCATACGGCGACCCATTTGCTCCATCAAGCGCTAAAAGACGTGCTCGGCCGCCATGTCAACCAAGCGGGGTCGCTTGTCGCCCCGGACCGGCTTCGTTTTGACTTCACCCATTTTGGGCAAGTGAAGCCAGAGGAGCTCGAGCGCATCGAAGCCATCGTCAACGAACAAATTTGGAAAAGCCTCCCGGTTGACATTTTTTATAAACCGCTCGAGGAAGCGAAAGCGATGGGCGCGATGGCGCTGTTTGGCGAAAAATACGGCGACATCGTCCGCGTCGTCAAAGTCGGCGACTACAGCCTCGAGCTGTGCGGCGGCTGCCATGTGCCCAACACATCAGCCATCGGGTTGTTTAAAATCGTCTCCGAGTCCGGCATCGGCGCCGGCACGCGCCGGATTGAAGCGGTGACCGGGGAAGCGGCATACCGCTTTATGAGCGAACAGCTTGCTATTTTGCAAGAGGCGGCGCAAAAACTGAAAACAAGTCCGAAAGAATTGAATGCGCGTCTTGACGGACTGTTTGCCGAGCTGAAAGAGCTCGAGCGCGAAAATGAATCGCTTGCTGCCCGCCTCGCCCATATGGAAGCTGAGCACCTCACCCGTCAAGTGAAAGATGTAAACGGCGTGCCGGTGTTGGCGGCAAAAGTGCAGGCCAATGACATGAATCAACTGCGGGCCATGGCTGATGATTTGAAACAAAAGCTCGGCACGGCGGTCATCGTGTTGGCGTCCGCCCAGGGCGGAAAAGTGCAACTGATTGCCGCAGTAACGGACGATTTGGTGAAAAAAGGATTCCATGCCGGCAAGCTGGTGAAAGAAGTAGCGTCGCGTTGCGGTGGGGGCGGCGGCGGGCGCCCGGATTTGGCGCAAGCTGGCGGCAAGGACCCAAGCAAGGTCGGCGAAGCGCTCGGTTATGTCGAAACATGGGTGAAATCCGTTTCCTAA